From a region of the Candidatus Eisenbacteria bacterium genome:
- a CDS encoding D-sedoheptulose 7-phosphate isomerase, whose product MVRTRRPGSDDAARGPLERAARTSLAESARTLATIHKRNAGSVAAAAEILIACFENGGTAFFCGNGGSAADAQHLACEFAGRYLIDRPGLPSVALTTNSSALTAIGNDYGYDDVFARQLEGIGCPGDVLVAISTSGKSESVRRAVTTAHALGMTVIGMTGARGGEFAAMCDLALVSPHAVTPHIQEGHIAMGHTFCLLVERALFGDLAERAGPKRGATKQRGATPKRSGTARRTGTARTKPVRERAR is encoded by the coding sequence ATGGTTCGCACTCGCCGCCCGGGCTCCGATGATGCGGCGCGTGGCCCGCTCGAGCGCGCGGCACGCACCTCGCTCGCCGAATCCGCGCGCACGCTCGCCACGATTCACAAGCGCAATGCGGGAAGTGTCGCCGCCGCCGCCGAGATCCTGATCGCCTGCTTCGAAAACGGCGGCACCGCGTTCTTCTGCGGCAACGGGGGCAGTGCCGCCGACGCCCAGCACCTGGCCTGCGAGTTCGCGGGGCGCTACCTGATCGACCGGCCGGGGCTGCCATCGGTCGCACTCACCACCAACTCCTCGGCGCTGACCGCGATCGGCAACGACTACGGTTACGACGACGTGTTCGCGCGCCAGCTCGAGGGTATCGGTTGCCCGGGCGACGTCCTGGTCGCCATCTCCACCAGCGGTAAGTCCGAGAGCGTGAGGCGAGCGGTCACCACCGCCCATGCGCTCGGGATGACCGTGATCGGTATGACGGGTGCACGCGGCGGCGAATTCGCGGCGATGTGCGATCTCGCTCTGGTGAGTCCGCACGCGGTGACGCCGCACATTCAGGAGGGCCACATCGCGATGGGGCACACGTTCTGTCTGCTGGTCGAGCGCGCGCTGTTCGGCGACCTGGCCGAGCGCGCGGGGCCGAAACGCGGCGCGACGAAGCAGCGCGGCGCGACGCCGAAGCGCTCCGGGACGGCCAGGCGCACCGGAACGGCGCGCACGAAGCCGGTTCGGGAGCGAGCGCGATGA
- the rfbD gene encoding dTDP-4-dehydrorhamnose reductase — translation MRIAITGAAGMLGQAAVPAFERAGHQVLGLDRSRADVTKLGSLREACRDFRPQWIVHLAAFTRVDDCESNADLAFLVNGVGAGNAAQVAAEHAAGVVAISSDYVFDGRADAPYREWDATAPRSVYGASKRAGEQAVRHLNPRHVVVRTSWLFGHGGPNFVDTMLRKARAGDALKVVDDQRGSPTYTVDLADALTRLVAAGACGTAQVTNRGDCTWYGFARYFLDRAGLAGGLGPTDSAAFVRPAPRPAYSVMSPLWYEHVTGARMPDWQDAVDRYLDEVAQ, via the coding sequence ATGAGAATCGCGATCACCGGGGCGGCGGGCATGCTGGGTCAGGCGGCGGTGCCCGCGTTCGAGCGCGCCGGCCACCAGGTCCTGGGGCTCGATCGCTCGCGCGCCGATGTGACGAAGCTCGGTTCGCTGCGCGAGGCGTGTCGCGACTTTCGCCCGCAGTGGATCGTGCACCTGGCCGCGTTCACGCGCGTCGACGATTGCGAGTCGAACGCCGACCTCGCCTTCCTGGTCAATGGTGTGGGGGCTGGAAACGCAGCGCAGGTGGCGGCGGAGCACGCGGCCGGGGTGGTGGCGATCTCCTCCGACTACGTGTTCGACGGTCGCGCGGACGCGCCCTATCGCGAGTGGGACGCGACCGCGCCGCGCTCGGTCTACGGCGCGTCCAAGCGCGCGGGCGAGCAGGCGGTCCGTCATCTGAATCCTCGCCACGTCGTGGTACGGACCTCGTGGTTGTTCGGGCACGGCGGCCCGAACTTCGTCGACACCATGCTGCGCAAGGCCCGCGCCGGCGACGCCTTGAAGGTCGTGGACGATCAGCGCGGCTCGCCGACCTACACCGTCGATCTGGCGGACGCGCTGACGCGGCTGGTCGCCGCCGGTGCGTGTGGCACCGCGCAGGTGACGAATCGGGGCGATTGCACGTGGTACGGTTTTGCGCGCTATTTTCTCGATCGCGCGGGCCTCGCCGGCGGGCTCGGACCGACCGATTCGGCCGCGTTCGTCCGACCGGCGCCGCGTCCGGCCTACTCGGTGATGAGTCCGTTGTGGTATGAGCATGTCACGGGTGCTCGCATGCCGGACTGGCAGGATGCCGTCGATCGCTACCTCGACGAGGTGGCGCAGTGA
- a CDS encoding glucose-1-phosphate thymidylyltransferase — protein sequence MKALVLAGGRGTRLRPITHTSAKQLVPVANKPVLFYGLEALRDAGIREVGIIVSDPREMLEPDRRTGERVSVLVNSQAEIRAAVGDGSRFGLAVTYIEQEAPLGLAHAVKISERFIAGAPFVMYLGDNLIKDGIGEFVREFEREQPHAQILLAHVPNPSEFGVAELEGERVVRLEEKPKHPKSDLALVGVYLFGPSVFEAVNAIQPSARGEFEITDAIQWLISNGHPVRSHVISGWWKDTGKVEDLLEANRIILADLRHEIVGTVDAATQIEGAVYVAAGARVERSRLRGPLVIGPGAQVLDAYVGPFTAIGDGAVIDRAEIEHSIVLERSVIRQIEHRIESSLIGKDAVVTSSPLRPRAHRLMIGDSSRVELA from the coding sequence ATGAAGGCACTCGTCCTTGCCGGTGGCCGCGGCACCCGACTGCGCCCGATCACGCACACCAGTGCCAAGCAGCTGGTGCCGGTCGCGAACAAGCCGGTGCTGTTCTATGGCCTCGAAGCGCTGCGAGACGCCGGCATCCGCGAGGTCGGCATCATCGTGAGCGATCCACGCGAAATGCTGGAGCCGGATCGCCGCACCGGAGAACGCGTCTCGGTGCTGGTCAACAGCCAGGCCGAGATCCGGGCGGCGGTGGGCGATGGTTCGCGCTTCGGGCTCGCGGTGACCTACATCGAGCAGGAGGCGCCGCTCGGCCTCGCGCACGCGGTCAAGATCTCGGAACGCTTCATCGCGGGTGCTCCGTTCGTCATGTACCTCGGCGACAACCTGATCAAGGACGGCATCGGCGAGTTCGTGCGCGAGTTCGAGCGCGAGCAGCCGCACGCGCAGATCCTGCTCGCACACGTGCCGAACCCCAGCGAGTTCGGGGTGGCGGAGCTGGAGGGCGAGCGCGTGGTGCGGCTCGAAGAGAAGCCGAAGCACCCGAAGAGCGATCTGGCACTGGTCGGCGTCTATCTGTTCGGACCCAGCGTGTTCGAGGCGGTGAACGCGATCCAGCCCAGTGCTCGCGGCGAGTTCGAGATCACGGATGCGATCCAGTGGCTGATCTCAAACGGACATCCGGTGCGCTCGCACGTGATCAGCGGCTGGTGGAAGGACACCGGCAAGGTCGAGGATCTGCTCGAGGCGAATCGCATCATCCTGGCGGATCTCCGCCACGAGATCGTCGGCACGGTCGACGCAGCGACCCAGATCGAAGGCGCCGTGTACGTCGCGGCCGGCGCGCGCGTCGAGCGTTCCCGCCTGCGCGGGCCGCTGGTGATCGGGCCGGGCGCCCAGGTGCTCGACGCCTACGTCGGCCCGTTCACCGCGATCGGCGATGGGGCGGTGATCGATCGCGCCGAGATCGAACACTCGATCGTGCTCGAGCGCAGCGTCATTCGACAGATCGAGCATCGCATCGAATCGAGCCTGATCGGCAAGGACGCGGTGGTGACCTCGAGTCCGCTGCGGCCGCGGGCGCATCGACTCATGATCGGCGACTCGAGTCGGGTCGAGCTGGCGTGA